The following coding sequences lie in one Flavobacterium cyclinae genomic window:
- a CDS encoding alpha-2-macroglobulin family protein: MKKTRILQLIFVLIVAWSCSKNAKNFNSDFSLFKEYILNFSSGLVSANSDIRVVLAFNKKEWSQNEELDENLFTINPSINGKVVALSNNTIAFIPEKKLEQNKEYQVTLHLSKIKDVPSNLKDFNFTIKTIKQDFMVSTNDLQSYSKDYQYLNGVITSSDDLDFETAKKLISVNQEDKAVKVKFVKELSNKKEYKFVIDSIKRQVEDSKIKISWDGNPFDIDQKGEMLYDIPGKNNFKIVSAEVEKDNNQVLLLNFTDPLNRNQDFSGLVQVESALNLRFATAGNLLKVFFNEPLKGELLVEVFQGIESEDGYKMKQNFAEKVTFDQTKPAIRFIKSGTILPSSNNLKINFEAVNLSAVDVKVYQIYENNILQFLQDNDLNGGQNLRKVAQPIVKKTIALNKNKLQNSSKWNAYAIDLSKIITPNPGAIYRVEMSYKRKYSLYKCASNYVEAEENEEQDDEIRSNDDYYDDYYYDGYNWYEREDPCTDSYYYNNKIFTNVIASDLGVIAKRGENGSYIFAVNNIVSTDPVAGAKIELYNFQQQLLGTITTDNDGIAKTELKKYAYFAIVTKDNNTTYVKLDEGQSLSVSNFDVSGEELQKGLKGFIYGERGVWRPGDTLHLAFMLNDVESKLEKSHPITFKLSDPQGKMRYQMVQKYNNLNHYKFKLATKDSDPTGNWEAKISIGGVHFYKSIKIETIKPNRLKIKNSFADKQLSNNKLNSGNIEVTWLHGAIAKNLKVEMQAKFLEQKTSFKKYEKYDFDDEVRKFRTEEVNVFSGKVDDFGKAKVVIQPKITSQAPGKLKLVFQTKAFENGGDFSTDVATSVYSPYKTYVGIKAPEPNKYGLLETDKLNRYDIVTLDELGKPKAVKNLEVRVYKVEWRWWWNSDGDDLSRYNSSEVTTAYKNYVVSTDATGKASIQLKVPEADWGRYLIRVEDTNDGHATSLTSYIDWPYWSGKTRQGGSETANMLVFTSNKEKYNVGEKAIVSFPSSEGGRALISIENGSKVIKTLWATTKKGETQVEVPITGDMAPNVYFHISLLKPHASTINDTPIRMYGILPVEVINKNTVLEPEVTIPSVLKPEQKTTLKVSEKSGKEMTYTIAIVDDGLLDLTRFKTPNAWDKFYSRQALGVKTWDVYDDVIGAYGGKINQIFSIGGDQDLAGGNAKKANRFKPVVIYLGPFKLEKGQTKSHTITLPNYVGSVRTMVVAGDAKTSAYGSVEKTSFVRKPVMVLASVPRKISPNERIMLPVTVFAMENQVKNVNVQLKTNNGVRIIGDATQNVSFSSPDEKVVYFNLEVGSATGIGKIEVIATSGKEKSTYAVEVDITNPNPVTNDFVDMVIPANSSKTINWKTFGVSGSNKARLEVSSFPTINFNGRLNYLIQYPHGCVEQTTSAVFPQLYLTDIMDIDVNKKAEIQRNINAGIQKLGNFQLSNGGLSYWQGNNYVDDWATSYAGHFLIEAEKKGYVFPIGFKNKWISFQQSEAKKWRFNAQYHNDFAQAYRLYTLALAGSADMGSMNRLRETTGISNESKLRLAAAYALVGQKKAALTLIGTTTIQEDKAFANYYYGSEERNRAMILETYILVDNKTKAYEVANKLAKDLSSNRYMSTQTTAFGLYAMSKFALKNGGKGVNMTYTIAGKSETVTSKKAVVDRNLVPKTGSNSVTIQNKNNGTLYVRLLNSGILPVGEEREIQKNFSTSMVYKDRQGNVLNLSSTKQGTEIVAQVTIRNQSDESIENVALSQIVPSGFEIMNSRYTDFGSYAENKADYIDIRDDRTQFYFGIKAGETKTFTMLLNASYLGKYYFPGVQCEAMYDDNYLARTKGQWVQIVK; the protein is encoded by the coding sequence ATGAAAAAAACTCGAATCTTACAATTAATATTTGTATTAATTGTAGCATGGTCTTGCTCTAAAAATGCTAAAAATTTCAATTCTGATTTTTCATTATTTAAGGAATATATTTTAAACTTCAGTTCTGGATTAGTATCTGCTAATAGCGACATTAGAGTGGTATTAGCATTTAATAAAAAAGAATGGTCTCAAAACGAGGAGTTAGACGAAAATCTATTTACTATTAATCCAAGTATAAATGGAAAAGTGGTTGCATTGTCTAACAATACTATTGCGTTTATTCCAGAAAAAAAACTAGAGCAAAATAAAGAATATCAAGTTACACTTCATTTATCTAAGATAAAAGATGTTCCTAGTAATTTAAAAGATTTCAACTTTACTATAAAAACCATAAAGCAAGATTTTATGGTAAGTACAAATGATTTGCAATCCTACAGTAAAGATTATCAATATTTAAATGGGGTAATTACTTCTAGTGATGATTTAGATTTTGAAACTGCAAAAAAATTGATTTCAGTAAATCAAGAAGACAAAGCGGTAAAAGTTAAGTTTGTAAAAGAGTTAAGCAATAAAAAAGAATACAAATTTGTAATTGATAGTATTAAAAGACAAGTTGAAGATAGTAAAATCAAAATTTCATGGGATGGAAATCCTTTTGACATCGATCAAAAAGGAGAAATGCTTTATGATATACCGGGAAAAAATAACTTTAAAATTGTTTCTGCCGAAGTTGAGAAAGACAACAATCAAGTTTTGTTATTAAACTTTACAGATCCTTTAAATCGCAATCAAGATTTTTCCGGCTTGGTTCAAGTTGAATCGGCTCTAAATTTACGTTTTGCTACTGCTGGAAATCTATTAAAAGTTTTCTTTAACGAACCATTAAAAGGAGAACTTTTAGTAGAAGTCTTTCAAGGAATAGAAAGCGAAGACGGCTACAAAATGAAACAAAATTTTGCAGAAAAAGTCACTTTTGATCAAACAAAACCTGCAATACGTTTTATAAAAAGTGGTACTATTTTACCTAGTTCTAACAATTTGAAAATTAACTTTGAAGCTGTGAATTTGAGCGCTGTTGATGTTAAAGTGTACCAAATTTACGAAAACAATATCCTTCAATTTTTACAAGACAACGATCTAAATGGAGGTCAAAATTTGAGAAAAGTGGCTCAGCCAATTGTTAAAAAAACCATTGCACTAAATAAAAATAAATTACAAAACTCAAGCAAATGGAATGCGTATGCAATTGATTTATCAAAAATAATTACTCCAAATCCTGGCGCAATTTATCGTGTTGAAATGTCCTATAAACGAAAATATTCGCTTTATAAATGTGCTTCAAATTATGTAGAAGCAGAGGAAAACGAAGAACAAGATGATGAAATAAGAAGCAATGATGATTATTATGACGATTATTATTATGATGGATACAACTGGTATGAAAGAGAAGATCCATGTACCGATTCCTATTATTACAACAATAAAATATTTACAAATGTTATTGCATCTGACTTAGGTGTGATAGCAAAACGTGGCGAAAATGGTTCCTATATTTTTGCTGTAAATAATATCGTTTCTACTGATCCTGTAGCAGGTGCAAAAATAGAATTGTATAATTTTCAACAACAACTTTTAGGAACAATAACAACTGATAACGACGGAATAGCTAAAACAGAATTAAAGAAATATGCTTATTTTGCTATTGTTACCAAAGACAACAACACAACTTACGTAAAACTCGATGAAGGCCAATCGTTATCAGTGAGTAATTTTGATGTAAGTGGTGAAGAATTACAAAAAGGATTAAAAGGTTTCATTTATGGCGAAAGAGGCGTTTGGCGTCCAGGCGACACTTTACACTTGGCTTTCATGCTAAATGATGTGGAAAGCAAATTAGAAAAATCGCACCCAATTACTTTTAAACTTAGTGATCCACAAGGAAAAATGCGTTACCAAATGGTTCAAAAATATAATAATTTGAATCATTACAAATTTAAATTAGCTACAAAAGATAGCGATCCAACAGGAAATTGGGAAGCAAAAATTTCAATTGGAGGTGTCCATTTTTATAAAAGTATTAAGATTGAAACCATTAAACCAAATCGTTTAAAAATCAAAAATAGTTTTGCCGACAAGCAATTATCTAACAATAAATTAAATAGTGGAAATATAGAAGTTACATGGCTTCACGGAGCAATTGCTAAGAACTTAAAAGTTGAAATGCAAGCAAAATTTTTAGAACAAAAAACAAGTTTTAAAAAATATGAAAAATATGATTTTGATGATGAAGTTCGTAAGTTCCGTACAGAAGAAGTAAACGTATTTTCTGGAAAAGTTGATGATTTTGGAAAAGCAAAAGTGGTTATTCAACCAAAAATAACAAGTCAAGCGCCTGGAAAATTAAAATTGGTTTTCCAAACAAAAGCTTTTGAAAATGGAGGCGATTTTAGTACAGATGTAGCGACTTCAGTTTATTCACCCTATAAAACTTATGTGGGGATAAAAGCACCTGAACCAAACAAATATGGTTTATTAGAAACGGATAAGTTAAATCGTTATGACATTGTAACTTTAGACGAATTGGGTAAACCAAAAGCTGTTAAAAATTTAGAAGTTCGAGTATATAAAGTAGAATGGCGTTGGTGGTGGAATTCTGATGGCGATGATTTATCACGTTATAATTCTTCCGAAGTAACAACAGCTTATAAAAATTATGTAGTTTCAACTGATGCAACAGGAAAAGCAAGTATTCAATTAAAAGTTCCAGAAGCAGATTGGGGAAGATATTTAATTCGTGTAGAAGACACTAACGATGGCCATGCAACAAGTTTAACTTCGTATATCGATTGGCCATATTGGTCTGGAAAAACACGTCAAGGAGGTAGTGAAACAGCAAACATGTTGGTATTTACATCCAATAAAGAAAAATACAATGTTGGGGAAAAAGCCATTGTTTCATTTCCATCAAGTGAAGGTGGAAGAGCATTAATTTCAATTGAAAACGGGTCGAAAGTTATCAAAACACTTTGGGCAACTACAAAAAAAGGAGAAACACAAGTAGAAGTTCCTATCACGGGTGATATGGCACCAAATGTGTATTTTCATATTTCGTTATTAAAACCACATGCTTCTACCATAAATGATACTCCGATAAGAATGTACGGCATTTTGCCAGTAGAAGTCATTAATAAAAATACCGTTTTAGAGCCTGAAGTAACCATTCCATCCGTATTAAAACCGGAACAAAAAACCACTTTAAAAGTTAGTGAGAAATCGGGTAAAGAAATGACCTATACGATTGCTATTGTAGATGATGGTTTATTAGATTTAACGCGATTTAAAACTCCAAATGCTTGGGATAAATTCTATTCAAGACAAGCGCTTGGTGTAAAAACTTGGGATGTTTATGATGATGTAATTGGTGCTTATGGAGGAAAAATTAATCAAATTTTCAGTATTGGTGGTGACCAAGATTTAGCTGGAGGAAATGCTAAAAAAGCCAATCGTTTTAAACCGGTCGTTATTTATTTAGGTCCGTTCAAATTGGAAAAAGGACAAACCAAATCACATACCATTACTTTACCAAATTATGTTGGTTCGGTGCGAACAATGGTAGTTGCTGGTGATGCCAAAACAAGTGCTTACGGAAGTGTAGAAAAAACTTCATTTGTGAGAAAACCGGTTATGGTTTTGGCTTCGGTACCAAGAAAAATTTCTCCAAACGAAAGAATCATGTTGCCAGTAACCGTTTTCGCAATGGAGAATCAGGTAAAAAATGTGAATGTTCAATTAAAAACAAATAATGGCGTAAGAATTATTGGGGATGCAACTCAAAATGTGAGTTTCAGTTCGCCAGATGAAAAAGTAGTCTACTTTAATTTAGAAGTGGGAAGCGCAACAGGAATTGGGAAAATTGAAGTTATTGCTACTTCAGGAAAAGAAAAATCGACCTATGCGGTAGAAGTTGATATTACGAATCCAAATCCAGTAACCAATGATTTCGTGGATATGGTAATTCCTGCAAACAGTTCTAAAACCATCAATTGGAAAACATTTGGAGTTTCAGGAAGCAATAAAGCAAGATTAGAAGTTTCGTCTTTCCCAACCATCAATTTCAACGGAAGATTGAATTATTTAATTCAATATCCGCATGGTTGTGTGGAACAAACGACTTCGGCTGTTTTTCCACAATTGTATTTAACTGATATTATGGATATTGATGTTAACAAAAAAGCAGAAATCCAACGAAATATCAATGCTGGAATTCAAAAATTAGGTAATTTCCAATTATCAAATGGTGGATTAAGTTATTGGCAAGGAAATAATTATGTAGATGATTGGGCAACTTCTTATGCCGGACATTTCTTAATTGAAGCCGAGAAAAAAGGCTATGTTTTTCCAATCGGATTTAAAAATAAGTGGATTTCATTTCAACAATCTGAAGCTAAAAAATGGCGATTTAATGCGCAATATCACAATGATTTTGCTCAAGCCTATCGTTTATACACATTAGCATTAGCTGGTTCAGCCGATATGGGTTCAATGAACAGATTAAGAGAAACCACTGGAATCTCTAACGAATCAAAATTGAGATTAGCTGCTGCTTATGCTTTAGTAGGACAAAAGAAAGCTGCGCTTACATTAATTGGAACAACAACAATTCAAGAAGACAAGGCTTTTGCTAATTATTATTATGGTTCAGAAGAACGAAATAGAGCCATGATTTTAGAAACCTACATTTTGGTAGATAACAAAACGAAAGCGTATGAAGTAGCAAACAAATTAGCCAAGGATTTATCCTCTAATCGTTATATGAGTACGCAAACAACAGCTTTTGGATTGTATGCGATGTCAAAATTTGCACTTAAAAATGGCGGAAAAGGCGTAAACATGACCTATACAATAGCTGGAAAATCGGAAACCGTGACTTCTAAAAAAGCAGTTGTAGATAGAAATTTAGTTCCAAAAACAGGTTCAAATTCGGTAACGATTCAAAATAAAAACAATGGAACACTTTATGTTCGTTTATTAAATAGCGGTATTTTACCTGTAGGAGAAGAAAGAGAAATTCAGAAAAACTTCTCTACTTCAATGGTTTATAAAGACCGACAAGGAAATGTTCTCAACTTAAGTTCTACAAAACAAGGAACTGAAATCGTAGCGCAGGTAACTATTAGAAATCAATCAGATGAATCGATAGAAAATGTAGCACTTTCTCAAATTGTTCCATCTGGATTTGAAATTATGAATTCCCGCTATACTGATTTTGGAAGTTATGCTGAAAACAAAGCCGATTACATTGACATTCGCGATGACAGAACGCAATTCTATTTCGGAATTAAAGCAGGAGAAACCAAAACGTTTACTATGCTATTAAACGCTTCATATTTAGGAAAATACTATTTCCCTGGCGTACAATGTGAAGCTATGTATGATGACAATTATTTGGCAAGAACCAAAGGACAATGGGTGCAAATAGTGAAATAA
- a CDS encoding transposase gives MKQEKFEYDTFFHVYNRGNNKEDIFIEDKNYSYFLKLIKDHLLGVAEIYAYCLLKNHFHLIIRIKDKNEIPVKYADKIHLPFSNFFNAYTKSINKAYNRTGSLFQEHLKRNIIQDENYLRNLVLYVHLNPVKHKFCDDFREYKYSSFLSYTSDKPSNLSREYVLELFGGKENFIFQHKESMIKYEGVVNEIDDFDY, from the coding sequence ATGAAGCAAGAAAAATTTGAATATGACACTTTTTTCCATGTTTATAACAGAGGAAACAATAAAGAAGATATATTTATAGAAGATAAAAACTACAGTTATTTCCTAAAATTAATTAAAGATCATCTTTTAGGAGTAGCTGAAATTTACGCCTATTGTCTTTTAAAAAATCATTTTCATTTGATAATAAGAATTAAAGATAAAAATGAAATTCCTGTGAAATATGCAGATAAAATTCATTTACCATTTTCTAATTTTTTCAATGCGTACACAAAATCCATAAACAAAGCATATAATAGGACAGGCAGTTTATTTCAAGAACATTTAAAACGAAATATAATTCAAGATGAAAATTATTTGAGAAACTTAGTTTTATATGTTCATTTGAATCCAGTAAAACATAAATTTTGCGATGATTTTAGAGAATATAAATATTCTTCATTTTTAAGTTATACAAGTGATAAACCTTCAAATTTATCAAGAGAATATGTTCTTGAATTATTTGGAGGAAAAGAGAATTTTATATTTCAACACAAAGAAAGTATGATAAAATATGAAGGAGTTGTTAATGAAATAGATGATTTTGATTATTAA